Proteins from a single region of Flavobacterium sp. YJ01:
- a CDS encoding bifunctional 4-hydroxy-2-oxoglutarate aldolase/2-dehydro-3-deoxy-phosphogluconate aldolase, protein MAKYSRIEVAQTMKDNGMVPLFFHSDIELSKKVLKACYDGGSRLMEFTSRGDFAHEVFGALNKYALAELPGMILGVGSITDAASASLYMSLGANFIVTPVFREDIAIACNRRKVLWSPGCGTLTEIARAEELGCEIVKLFPADTYGPEFIKAIKGPCPWTNIMPTGGVYPTVESLSSWLNAGATCVGLGSQLISKDILDNKDFDGLTTKVKQVLDIIKDIRK, encoded by the coding sequence ATGGCAAAATATTCAAGAATAGAGGTTGCGCAAACAATGAAGGATAATGGTATGGTTCCGTTGTTTTTTCATTCTGATATCGAATTGAGTAAAAAAGTATTAAAAGCGTGTTACGACGGAGGTTCCAGATTAATGGAATTTACAAGCAGAGGTGATTTTGCACATGAAGTTTTTGGAGCTTTAAACAAATATGCTTTAGCGGAACTTCCTGGAATGATCTTAGGAGTTGGTTCTATTACAGATGCAGCTTCAGCTTCATTGTACATGAGTTTGGGAGCAAATTTTATTGTAACTCCAGTTTTTAGAGAAGATATAGCTATAGCTTGTAATCGCAGAAAAGTATTGTGGTCGCCAGGTTGCGGAACTTTGACAGAAATTGCAAGAGCTGAAGAATTAGGTTGCGAAATCGTAAAATTATTTCCAGCTGATACTTATGGACCAGAATTCATTAAAGCGATAAAAGGTCCGTGCCCGTGGACAAACATTATGCCGACAGGCGGAGTTTACCCAACGGTTGAAAGTTTGAGTTCATGGCTGAATGCTGGAGCAACTTGTGTTGGTTTAGGTTCGCAATTAATTTCAAAAGATATTTTAGATAATAAAGATTTCGACGGACTAACCACAAAAGTGAAACAAGTTCTTGACATTATAAAAGATATAAGAAAATAA
- a CDS encoding tagaturonate reductase, protein MKKLNRINTGLEKLQPIKVVQFGEGNFLRAFVDYAFDKLNKEVDFNAGIAVVQPLKDGMVNMINDQDGLYTLFMNGIKKGEKIQDIVLINNIVKTINPYTEFTNYLALAKEEELQFIVSNTTEAGIEFIESDTPDMQPPVSFPAKLTVLLYERFKHFNGDASKGVTIIPCELIDYNSETLKKYILQYVDLWKLEDAFKTWVSDACTYHSTLVDRIVPGYPRAEIEEYNNKLDYEDNLIVAAEPFFLWAIEGGDDLKAKLPFHKTDLNVKIVDDIRPFKMIKVRILNGAHTAMVPFSLLHGNKLVMETVNGDFTGEFVNSVISEISETLDMDKNEITAYSEEVMDRFKNPFIKHALADIALNSVSKFKVRVLPSLLGYYKANNKLPVNLTFSLASLIRFYKGTWNGQSLPVKDGEDITAFFNGLWKSDDYEKIARLTLQNKSFWDQDLTEIPGLTRAITIALEEIDSNGIEAGFAKFQERIK, encoded by the coding sequence ATGAAAAAATTAAATAGAATAAATACAGGATTAGAAAAGTTACAGCCAATTAAAGTAGTTCAGTTTGGAGAAGGTAACTTTTTAAGAGCCTTTGTTGATTATGCTTTTGACAAACTGAATAAAGAAGTTGATTTTAATGCCGGTATTGCTGTAGTTCAACCTTTGAAAGACGGTATGGTAAATATGATTAACGATCAGGATGGTCTTTATACCTTGTTTATGAACGGAATTAAAAAAGGTGAAAAGATACAAGATATTGTGTTAATTAATAATATTGTAAAAACTATAAACCCATATACTGAATTTACAAATTATTTGGCTTTAGCCAAAGAAGAAGAACTTCAGTTTATTGTTTCTAATACTACAGAAGCTGGAATTGAATTTATTGAAAGTGATACTCCAGACATGCAGCCACCAGTGTCATTTCCTGCAAAATTGACGGTTTTATTATATGAAAGATTTAAACATTTTAATGGAGATGCCTCTAAAGGAGTTACAATAATTCCTTGTGAATTAATTGATTATAACTCTGAAACGCTTAAAAAATATATTTTGCAATATGTTGATTTATGGAAATTAGAGGATGCATTTAAAACTTGGGTATCAGATGCTTGTACCTATCATAGTACTTTGGTTGACAGAATTGTTCCTGGATATCCAAGAGCTGAAATTGAAGAATATAATAATAAATTAGATTATGAGGACAATTTAATTGTTGCGGCTGAACCTTTTTTCCTTTGGGCTATTGAAGGGGGAGATGATCTAAAAGCAAAATTGCCTTTTCACAAAACAGATTTGAATGTAAAAATCGTTGATGATATACGTCCTTTTAAAATGATTAAAGTTCGTATTTTAAACGGTGCACATACAGCAATGGTTCCTTTTTCACTTTTGCATGGTAATAAATTAGTAATGGAAACTGTTAACGGAGATTTTACAGGAGAATTTGTAAATAGCGTTATTAGTGAAATTAGTGAAACTCTTGATATGGATAAAAATGAAATTACAGCCTATTCTGAGGAGGTAATGGACCGATTTAAAAATCCATTTATCAAACATGCACTTGCTGATATTGCATTAAATTCTGTATCAAAATTCAAAGTAAGAGTTTTGCCTAGTTTATTAGGATATTATAAAGCTAATAATAAATTGCCTGTTAATTTGACTTTTTCATTAGCGAGTTTAATTCGTTTCTACAAAGGAACTTGGAACGGTCAAAGTTTACCGGTTAAAGATGGTGAAGATATTACAGCTTTCTTCAACGGACTTTGGAAATCGGATGATTACGAGAAAATCGCTCGTTTAACATTACAAAACAAATCATTCTGGGATCAAGATTTAACTGAAATTCCAGGACTTACAAGAGCAATTACAATTGCATTAGAAGAAATAGATTCAAACGGAATTGAAGCAGGTTTTGCTAAGTTTCAAGAAAGAATAAAATAA
- a CDS encoding altronate dehydratase family protein: MATQKKLIKVHPTDNVAVALVNLTAGEVIDFEGQSIAVESDVKMKHKIAMVPFNVGDRIIMYGVLVGKASARIEKGGLLSTANVKHESDKVTGKTETIGWTAPNVDKWKDRTWQGYHREDGQVGTENVWLFFPLVFCENRNIEILKDIFEKELMKPKENDYQLLLRSLVKSETGGAGNQEASNDANLFNNIQVKFITHQGGCGGIRQDSHSLAKLLAGYVNNPNVAGATVLSLGCQNLQISIFKEALDAINPDSKKPVLIYDQQSIGTIETMLSSVVKDTFEAIKKANDIKREPAPLSKLRIGLECGGSDGFSGISANPTLGVLSDKLAALGGTTILSEFPELCGVEQELVNRCVDDEDGKRFLDLMQWYEKTVVDAGSGFDMNPSPGNIKDGLITDAMKSAGAAKKGGTSPIAGVYDYGEYINEPGLTLLCTPGNDVECTTAMVGSGANMVLFTTGLGTPTGNPIAPVVKISSNSELAAKMSDIIDIDTGGIIKGEKSIEEMSDEMLEFIIDIASGTIKTKAAVLNQNDFIPWKRGVSL, encoded by the coding sequence ATGGCAACGCAGAAAAAATTAATAAAAGTACATCCTACAGATAATGTAGCGGTGGCTTTGGTGAATCTGACAGCTGGCGAAGTGATTGATTTTGAAGGACAATCAATTGCTGTTGAGTCTGATGTGAAAATGAAACATAAGATTGCAATGGTTCCTTTTAATGTAGGAGACAGAATCATTATGTATGGTGTTTTAGTAGGTAAAGCGAGTGCAAGAATCGAAAAAGGAGGATTGCTTTCTACTGCAAACGTTAAACACGAAAGTGATAAAGTTACTGGTAAAACAGAAACGATTGGCTGGACTGCGCCAAATGTAGATAAATGGAAAGACAGAACGTGGCAGGGCTATCATAGAGAAGATGGGCAAGTTGGAACAGAAAATGTTTGGTTATTTTTTCCATTGGTTTTTTGCGAAAATAGAAACATCGAAATCTTAAAAGATATTTTTGAGAAAGAATTGATGAAACCAAAAGAGAACGATTACCAATTATTGTTGCGTTCTTTGGTAAAATCAGAAACTGGTGGAGCAGGAAATCAAGAAGCTTCAAACGATGCTAATTTATTCAATAATATTCAGGTAAAATTCATCACGCACCAAGGTGGTTGTGGAGGAATTCGTCAGGATTCACATAGTTTGGCTAAACTTTTGGCAGGTTATGTAAATAATCCAAACGTGGCTGGAGCAACTGTATTGAGTTTAGGATGCCAGAATCTTCAGATTTCAATTTTCAAAGAAGCTTTAGATGCTATTAATCCAGACAGTAAAAAGCCTGTTTTAATCTACGATCAACAATCTATCGGAACAATTGAAACGATGTTGAGCAGTGTTGTAAAAGATACTTTCGAAGCGATTAAAAAAGCAAACGATATTAAGAGAGAACCAGCGCCATTATCTAAACTAAGAATTGGTTTAGAATGTGGTGGATCTGACGGATTCTCTGGGATTTCTGCAAACCCGACTTTAGGTGTATTGTCTGATAAATTGGCTGCTTTAGGCGGAACAACAATCCTTTCTGAGTTCCCAGAATTATGTGGAGTAGAGCAGGAATTAGTAAACCGTTGTGTTGATGACGAAGACGGAAAACGTTTCTTGGATTTGATGCAATGGTACGAAAAAACAGTTGTTGATGCTGGTTCAGGATTTGATATGAATCCTTCTCCAGGAAACATCAAAGACGGTTTGATTACTGATGCTATGAAATCTGCTGGTGCAGCTAAAAAAGGAGGAACATCTCCAATTGCTGGTGTTTATGATTACGGAGAGTATATTAACGAACCAGGATTAACATTGCTATGTACGCCAGGAAATGATGTTGAGTGCACAACCGCAATGGTAGGCTCAGGAGCTAATATGGTATTATTTACAACAGGTTTAGGAACTCCAACAGGAAATCCAATTGCGCCAGTTGTAAAAATATCTTCTAACTCTGAGTTGGCGGCAAAAATGTCTGATATTATCGATATTGACACTGGAGGAATTATCAAAGGTGAAAAATCTATCGAAGAAATGTCTGATGAAATGCTTGAATTTATTATTGATATTGCTAGTGGTACAATTAAAACCAAAGCGGCAGTTTTAAATCAGAATGATTTTATTCCTTGGAAAAGAGGAGTTTCACTTTAG
- a CDS encoding LacI family DNA-binding transcriptional regulator, whose amino-acid sequence MSEKVTIYDIAEKLNITAATVSRALNNNPKIKEATRELVIKTAAAMNYKQNKLALALKSGRSNNIGVIVPRIDSNFFASVIRGIEEELYPHGYQVIICQTHESIKRENENLHTLVDAQVDGIMMSVTGISNENDSAFRNVLEKNVPLIFFDRSKHIDGVSSVTINDFKGGYLATKHLIDEGCRHIAHLSGDQSLDIFKNRFLGYKQALLDSGLTFNEEHVIYTKSSVDAGKEAVDKLLQLETPPDAIFSSSDFAALGAIQELKERNISIPNEFCVAGFSNEPFTKFMELSITSVDQSPLEMGKMSARVFLEQVDKTDTIKIEKKVVLAPELHIRKSSTKTSF is encoded by the coding sequence ATGAGTGAAAAAGTAACTATTTACGATATTGCTGAAAAATTAAATATCACGGCTGCAACCGTCTCTAGAGCTTTAAATAATAATCCGAAGATTAAAGAAGCCACAAGAGAGTTAGTTATTAAGACTGCTGCTGCCATGAATTACAAGCAAAATAAATTGGCACTTGCATTGAAGAGCGGTCGAAGTAATAATATCGGAGTTATTGTACCTCGTATTGACAGCAATTTTTTCGCTTCTGTAATTAGAGGAATCGAAGAAGAGCTTTATCCTCATGGCTATCAAGTAATTATCTGCCAAACACATGAAAGCATTAAAAGAGAAAATGAGAATCTTCATACACTTGTAGATGCGCAAGTAGACGGAATTATGATGTCGGTTACAGGAATTTCAAATGAAAATGATAGCGCTTTTAGAAATGTTTTGGAGAAAAATGTTCCCCTAATATTTTTTGATAGAAGTAAACATATTGATGGAGTAAGTTCGGTAACAATCAATGACTTTAAAGGAGGTTATTTAGCAACCAAACATTTAATTGACGAAGGTTGCAGGCATATCGCTCATTTATCTGGAGATCAATCTTTAGACATCTTTAAAAACAGGTTTTTAGGCTACAAACAAGCTTTATTAGACAGTGGACTTACTTTTAACGAAGAACATGTTATTTACACCAAAAGTAGCGTAGACGCAGGTAAAGAAGCAGTAGATAAACTTTTACAATTAGAAACTCCACCAGATGCTATTTTTTCATCGTCTGATTTTGCTGCATTAGGAGCGATTCAAGAATTGAAAGAAAGAAATATCAGTATTCCTAATGAGTTTTGTGTTGCTGGTTTCAGTAACGAACCTTTTACAAAATTTATGGAATTATCAATTACCTCTGTAGATCAATCTCCTTTGGAAATGGGAAAAATGTCTGCCCGCGTTTTCTTAGAACAAGTAGACAAAACAGACACTATTAAAATAGAAAAAAAGGTCGTTCTAGCACCAGAATTACATATTCGCAAGTCTTCTACAAAAACTAGTTTTTAA
- a CDS encoding glycoside hydrolase family 28 protein, with product MIKNKSITSKWILFLTTMVALVTSCGEKNAVTSSDASNNPWKKMDLIIKSIPQTKFSNKIYNINDFGAIADGKTLNTIAFQKAIKECAANGGGQVLVPNGKYLTGAIHLESNINLHLEDNAEILFSLNPKDYPIVHTSWEGTEVMNYSPLIYAKNKTNIAVTGKGTLNGQADSTNWWIWSGGKNYGWKKGISSQNDPTNREVLVDMAEKGIPVSERIFGDGRYLRPNFIEFFECNTALIKDIKIINSPFWILHPIKTNNMIIDGVTVNSHGPNNDGCDPEYSQNIIIKNCTFNTGDDCIAIKAGRDADGRRVAIPSKNIIVQNCKMVDGHGGVVIGSEISAGVNNVFVENCVMDSPNLDRAIRIKTNSKRGGIIEDIFVRNLEVGTVKECVLKLNMFYNVYGSQTGNFIPTIRNVSLENVNVKNGGKYSVWADGYKESPVENITLKNVKIQKVDSVYLLKNVKNIKFIDTYVNNKKVESVK from the coding sequence ATGATTAAAAATAAGAGCATAACATCTAAATGGATTCTGTTTTTAACGACTATGGTCGCGTTAGTTACATCTTGCGGAGAAAAAAATGCCGTAACTTCTTCTGATGCTTCAAATAATCCTTGGAAAAAGATGGATTTAATCATTAAAAGTATTCCACAAACTAAGTTTTCGAATAAGATTTACAATATAAACGATTTTGGTGCAATTGCTGATGGAAAAACATTAAACACGATAGCTTTTCAAAAGGCAATAAAAGAATGTGCAGCAAACGGCGGCGGTCAAGTTTTGGTTCCGAATGGAAAATATTTAACTGGAGCGATTCACTTAGAAAGTAATATAAATCTGCATTTAGAAGATAACGCTGAAATCCTTTTCAGTTTAAATCCGAAAGATTATCCGATTGTTCATACTTCTTGGGAAGGAACAGAAGTGATGAATTATTCGCCGCTTATTTATGCGAAAAATAAAACCAATATCGCAGTTACAGGAAAAGGCACATTAAACGGTCAAGCTGATAGCACCAATTGGTGGATTTGGTCTGGGGGAAAAAATTATGGCTGGAAAAAAGGAATTTCGTCTCAAAATGATCCGACAAATCGTGAAGTTTTGGTTGATATGGCCGAAAAAGGAATTCCAGTTTCAGAACGCATTTTTGGAGATGGACGTTATTTAAGACCTAACTTTATTGAATTTTTTGAATGTAATACTGCTTTAATAAAAGATATAAAAATCATCAATTCGCCTTTTTGGATTTTGCATCCAATAAAAACCAATAACATGATTATTGATGGCGTTACGGTAAACAGTCACGGTCCAAATAACGATGGCTGCGATCCGGAATATTCTCAAAACATTATAATTAAAAACTGCACTTTTAATACAGGCGACGATTGTATTGCCATTAAAGCTGGACGTGACGCAGACGGAAGAAGAGTGGCTATTCCAAGTAAAAACATAATTGTTCAAAATTGTAAAATGGTTGACGGACATGGTGGCGTTGTTATCGGAAGTGAGATTTCTGCTGGTGTAAATAATGTTTTTGTTGAAAATTGTGTTATGGACAGTCCGAATCTTGATCGTGCTATTCGCATCAAAACCAACTCAAAAAGAGGCGGAATTATAGAAGATATTTTTGTTAGAAATCTTGAAGTTGGTACGGTTAAAGAATGTGTTTTAAAATTAAATATGTTTTACAATGTCTACGGATCTCAAACAGGAAATTTTATTCCGACAATAAGAAATGTCAGTTTAGAAAATGTAAATGTCAAAAACGGTGGAAAATACAGCGTTTGGGCTGATGGTTACAAAGAATCTCCTGTTGAAAATATCACATTAAAAAATGTAAAAATTCAAAAAGTAGATTCTGTCTATTTGTTGAAAAATGTAAAAAATATAAAGTTCATAGATACCTACGTAAACAACAAAAAAGTAGAATCTGTTAAGTAA
- a CDS encoding alpha/beta hydrolase, translating into MRKTALVLLVFFNVILAQSQQYQIDTSYTIKSTFTKLIKKYPFITIPEIKPNSEVEESFDLVYNKDQNRVLHFDAFVNRKKKKNPAVIMIHGGGWRSGNKNQMQFIGKEIAAKGYSCFAIEYRLSLEAKYPTGVIDVKNAIKFIKDNASKFGVDVNKIAVLGCSAGGQMAALIGTTNNNPIFEDRAFKSKSSSKVNAIIDVDGVLALKHPESSEGDVLAFWLGGKSNEIPEIWKEASALTHTDKNTPPVLYICSSIPRFHAGRDDMIKILNENKIYNEVYTIADSPHSFWFYEPWFKQTISYTTQFLDKIFK; encoded by the coding sequence ATGCGAAAAACGGCTCTGGTTTTATTAGTATTTTTCAATGTTATTCTGGCTCAAAGTCAGCAATATCAGATTGACACATCTTATACAATCAAAAGCACTTTTACAAAATTAATTAAGAAATATCCTTTTATTACAATTCCAGAAATAAAGCCAAATTCAGAAGTTGAAGAAAGTTTCGATTTAGTTTATAATAAAGATCAAAATCGAGTTTTGCATTTTGATGCTTTCGTTAATAGAAAAAAGAAAAAAAATCCAGCTGTAATTATGATTCATGGCGGAGGCTGGAGATCGGGAAATAAAAACCAAATGCAGTTTATCGGAAAAGAAATTGCTGCAAAAGGTTATTCGTGTTTTGCTATAGAATATCGATTATCATTAGAAGCAAAATATCCAACTGGAGTAATTGACGTAAAAAATGCTATCAAATTTATAAAAGATAATGCATCTAAATTTGGTGTTGATGTCAATAAAATTGCTGTTTTAGGCTGTTCTGCAGGAGGCCAAATGGCCGCATTAATTGGAACAACTAATAATAACCCAATTTTTGAAGATCGTGCTTTTAAAAGTAAATCGTCATCAAAAGTAAATGCGATAATTGATGTTGACGGAGTTTTGGCACTTAAACATCCAGAATCTTCAGAAGGCGATGTTCTCGCTTTTTGGTTGGGAGGAAAGTCAAATGAAATTCCAGAAATCTGGAAAGAGGCTTCAGCATTAACACATACAGACAAAAATACGCCACCGGTTTTATATATCTGTAGCAGTATTCCAAGATTTCATGCAGGAAGAGACGATATGATCAAGATTTTGAATGAGAATAAAATCTATAATGAAGTGTATACAATTGCAGATTCACCACATTCCTTTTGGTTTTACGAGCCTTGGTTTAAGCAAACAATTTCTTACACAACACAATTTTTAGATAAAATTTTTAAATAA
- a CDS encoding glycoside hydrolase family 88 protein, with protein MEKSLSTTVNFTKVVLLFLLIFNSNLKAQNHSDSENSVISYDLKWSERTALSILNKYPKAWQLDGNDRPKWDYKMGFVLSGFEKLYQKTNDKKYLNYIKDYVDGMIDSTGNIKKYDIKEYNIDYLNPGKLLFNLYDITKDSRYLEIIGKLRNQLETQPRTASGGFWHKQIYPNQMWIDGLYMAEPFYTQFTVKYEKGKSLDDIAKQFELVQKHIVDKKTVLVYQAWDESKEIGWADKQTGTSPTIWGRGIGWYMVALVETLDYFPKSHPKYKVLVGYLNQIAKNVNQYKSESGLWYQVADKTELYGNYVEPSASGMIIYAFAKGANKGYLSASYKSTAKKSFESFVKEFVKVDKKGEVNILNVSSNVVLGGKPFRDGTNQYYLTSKPKDNGAIGLGAFLLASIELDK; from the coding sequence ATGGAAAAATCTCTTTCTACAACAGTCAATTTTACAAAAGTTGTTTTGCTTTTTTTGCTGATTTTCAATTCTAATCTAAAAGCGCAAAATCATTCAGATTCTGAAAATTCGGTTATTTCTTATGATTTGAAATGGTCAGAACGAACTGCTCTTTCAATTTTAAATAAATATCCGAAAGCATGGCAGCTTGATGGAAATGACAGACCAAAATGGGATTATAAAATGGGTTTTGTGTTGTCTGGTTTTGAAAAATTGTATCAGAAAACAAACGATAAAAAATACTTAAATTATATCAAGGATTACGTTGATGGAATGATCGACAGCACTGGAAATATTAAAAAATACGATATTAAAGAATACAATATCGATTATTTAAATCCTGGAAAATTGCTTTTCAATTTGTATGATATTACAAAAGATTCACGCTATTTAGAAATTATAGGCAAATTAAGAAACCAATTAGAAACGCAACCAAGAACAGCAAGCGGCGGATTTTGGCACAAACAAATTTACCCAAATCAAATGTGGATTGACGGCTTGTATATGGCTGAACCTTTTTATACACAATTTACGGTGAAATATGAAAAAGGAAAAAGTCTTGATGACATTGCAAAACAATTTGAATTGGTTCAAAAGCATATTGTTGACAAAAAAACAGTTTTAGTTTATCAAGCTTGGGACGAAAGCAAAGAAATTGGCTGGGCAGATAAACAAACTGGAACTTCGCCGACAATTTGGGGGCGCGGAATTGGCTGGTATATGGTAGCATTGGTTGAAACTTTAGATTATTTTCCAAAATCACATCCAAAATATAAAGTTTTGGTTGGGTATTTGAATCAGATTGCAAAGAATGTAAATCAATACAAAAGCGAATCGGGATTGTGGTATCAAGTTGCTGATAAAACAGAATTGTATGGAAATTATGTAGAACCATCTGCTTCAGGAATGATCATTTATGCTTTTGCAAAAGGGGCAAATAAAGGATATTTATCGGCAAGTTATAAATCAACTGCCAAAAAATCATTTGAAAGTTTTGTGAAAGAATTTGTAAAAGTGGACAAAAAAGGAGAGGTAAATATTTTAAACGTTTCGTCGAATGTTGTTTTAGGAGGAAAGCCTTTCCGCGATGGAACAAATCAATATTATCTTACTTCCAAACCAAAAGATAATGGCGCAATTGGCCTTGGAGCCTTTTTATTAGCGTCGATTGAATTAGATAAATAA
- a CDS encoding glycoside hydrolase family 88 protein — protein MKNSRKQSYLMSVLMICVMTITSCKVTSQEPAKKDIVIAKNAKWSDKMALTLMKRHPESYMLDDAKKSKWDYVHALVLHSIEELYKKNPDPRYKAYVRGYVDNLVQADGSINTYEFDKFNIDLVLPGRLLFDVYAYSKEDKYLKALQLIRKQLSEQPRTQSGGFWHKQIYPNQMWLDGLYMGEPFYAEYTAKFENGKSFDDIAKQFELIQQKATDPKTGLLYHGWDESKQMPWANKETGNSPNFWSRSLGWYVMALVDVLDYMPKDHPKRKELVQYLNNASEAILKFQDKSSGLWYQVTDRGADKGNYLEASGSAMFSYAFAKGANKGYLPAKFKKAANKAFDGLTTVLIKKVDEDGGITLTNCCQVAGLGGTPYRDGSYEYYVNERKKDNDPKATGPFILAALELNR, from the coding sequence ATGAAAAACAGTAGAAAGCAAAGTTATTTGATGTCGGTTTTAATGATTTGCGTTATGACAATTACAAGTTGTAAAGTAACTTCTCAAGAGCCTGCAAAGAAAGATATCGTAATCGCAAAGAATGCTAAGTGGTCTGATAAAATGGCTTTAACATTGATGAAACGCCATCCTGAATCATATATGTTAGATGACGCGAAAAAGTCAAAATGGGATTATGTTCATGCTTTAGTTTTACATTCGATTGAAGAATTGTATAAAAAGAATCCAGATCCGAGATACAAAGCGTATGTGAGAGGTTATGTAGATAATTTGGTTCAAGCTGATGGAAGTATCAATACTTATGAATTTGATAAATTTAATATCGATTTAGTTTTGCCAGGACGTTTGCTTTTTGATGTATATGCTTATTCTAAAGAAGATAAATATCTAAAAGCATTACAATTAATTCGCAAACAACTTTCAGAACAGCCAAGAACGCAAAGCGGAGGATTTTGGCACAAACAAATTTATCCAAATCAAATGTGGTTAGACGGTTTGTATATGGGAGAACCATTTTACGCCGAATACACTGCTAAGTTTGAAAATGGAAAAAGCTTCGATGATATTGCTAAACAATTTGAGTTAATTCAGCAAAAAGCAACCGATCCAAAAACAGGATTATTATACCATGGTTGGGATGAAAGCAAACAAATGCCGTGGGCAAATAAAGAAACAGGAAATTCTCCAAACTTCTGGTCAAGATCTTTAGGCTGGTACGTAATGGCTTTGGTTGATGTTTTAGATTATATGCCAAAAGATCATCCAAAAAGAAAAGAATTGGTTCAATATTTAAATAACGCTTCTGAAGCGATACTTAAATTCCAAGATAAATCATCAGGTTTATGGTATCAAGTTACAGACAGAGGTGCTGATAAAGGAAATTATTTAGAAGCTTCTGGATCTGCAATGTTTTCTTATGCTTTTGCAAAAGGAGCAAACAAAGGTTATTTACCAGCTAAATTTAAAAAAGCAGCTAATAAAGCTTTTGATGGATTAACTACTGTGTTAATCAAAAAAGTAGATGAAGATGGTGGTATCACTTTAACCAATTGCTGTCAAGTTGCTGGTTTGGGCGGAACTCCTTATCGTGATGGATCTTATGAATATTATGTAAACGAAAGAAAAAAAGACAACGATCCTAAAGCAACTGGGCCATTTATTTTGGCAGCTTTGGAGTTGAATAGATAG